The following coding sequences lie in one Gorilla gorilla gorilla isolate KB3781 chromosome 5, NHGRI_mGorGor1-v2.1_pri, whole genome shotgun sequence genomic window:
- the BEND3 gene encoding BEN domain-containing protein 3, with amino-acid sequence MNSTEFTEDVEEVLKSITVKVETEAEDAALDCSVNSRTSEKHSVDSVLTALQDSSKRKQLVSDGLLDSVPGVKRRRLIPEALLAGMRNRENSSPCQGNGEQAGRGRSLGSVWPGEEEPCNDATTPSYKKPLYGISHKIMEKKNPPSGDLLNMYELFEKANASNSPSSLRLVNEPQKRDCGNTGAGTDNDPNIYFLIQKMFYMLNTLTSNMSQLHSKVDLLSLEVSRIKKQVSPTEMVAKFQPPPEYQLTAAELKQIVDQSLSGGDLACRLLVQLFPELFSDVDFSRGCSACGFAAKHKLESLHLQLIRNYVEVYYPSVKDTAVWQAECLPQLNDFFSRFWAQREMEDSQPSGQVASFFEAEQVDPGHFLDNKDQEEALSLDRSSTIASDHVVDTQDLTEFLDEASSPGEFAVFLLHRLFPELFDHRKLGEQYSCYGDGGKQELDPQRLQIIRNYTEIYFPDMQEEEAWLQQCAQRINDELEGLGLDAGSEGDPPRDDCYDSSSLPDDISVVKVEDSFEGERPGRRSKKIWLVPIDFDKLEIPQPDFEVPGADCLLSKEQLRSIYESSLSIGNFASRLLVHLFPELFTHENLRKQYNCSGSLGKKQLDPSRIKLIRHYVQLLYPRAKNDRVWTLEFVGKLDERCRRRDTEQRRSYQQQRKVHVPGPECRDLTSYAINPERFREEFEGPPLPPERSSKDFCKIPLDELVVPSPDFPVPSPYLLSDKEVREIVQQSLSVGNFAARLLVRLFPELFTAENLRLQYNHSGACNKKQLDPTRLRLIRHYVEAVYPVEKMEEVWHYECIPSIDERCRRPNRKKCDILKKAKKVEK; translated from the coding sequence GCTCTCCTAGCAGGCATGCGGAACCGTGAGAACAGCTCGCCCTGCCAAGGCAATGGTGAGCAggcgggcaggggcaggagcCTGGGCTCTGTGTGGCCTGGAGAGGAGGAGCCCTGCAACGATGCCACCACCCCTTCCTACAAGAAGCCTCTGTATGGCATCTCGCACAAGATCATGGAGAAGAAGAATCCTCCCTCGGGGGACCTGCTAAACATGTACGAGCTCTTTGAGAAGGCAAACGCCAGCAACAGCCCCTCGTCGCTGCGGCTCGTGAATGAGCCACAGAAGCGGGACTGTGGCAACACCGGGGCAGGCACTGACAACGACCCCAACATCTACTTCCTGATCCAGAAGATGTTCTACATGCTGAACACCCTCACGTCCAACATGTCCCAGCTGCACAGCAAGGTGGACCTGCTCTCCCTTGAGGTGAGCCGCATCAAGAAGCAGGTGAGCCCCACTGAGATGGTGGCCAAATTCCAGCCGCCCCCTGAGTACCAGCTCACAGCCGCGGAGCTCAAGCAGATCGTGGACCAGAGCCTGTCAGGGGGGGACCTGGCCTGCCGCTTGCTGGTGCAGCTCTTCCCCGAGCTCTTCAGCGACGTGGACTTCTCCCGGGGCTGCAGTGCCTGTGGCTTTGCGGCCAAGCACAAGCTGGAGTCGCTGCACCTGCAGCTCATCCGCAACTATGTGGAGGTCTACTACCCCTCGGTGAAGGACACGGCTGTGTGGCAGGCCGAGTGCCTGCCCCAGCTGAACGACTTCTTCAGCCGCTTCTGGGCCCAGCGGGAAATGGAGGACAGCCAGCCCAGTGGCCAGGTCGCCAGCTTCTTTGAGGCAGAGCAGGTGGACCCCGGCCACTTCCTGGACAACAAAGACCAGGAGGAGGCCCTGTCTCTTGACCGGAGCAGCACCATCGCCTCAGACCACGTGGTGGACACGCAGGACCTCACCGAGTTCCTGGACGAAGCCTCCTCACCAGGCGAGTTTGCCGTCTTCCTCCTCCACCGGCTCTTCCCCGAGCTCTTCGACCACCGCAAGCTGGGTGAACAGTACAGCTGCTACGGGGACGGTGGAAAGCAGGAGCTGGACCCGCAGCGGCTGCAGATCATCCGCAACTACACGGAGATCTACTTCCCTGACATGCAGGAGGAGGAGGCCTGGCTGCAGCAGTGTGCCCAGCGCATCAACGACGAGCTCGAGGGCCTGGGGCTGGACGCGGGCAGTGAAGGTGACCCCCCGCGTGATGACTGCTACGACTCCTCCAGTCTGCCCGACGACATCTCAGTGGTCAAGGTGGAGGACAGCTTCGAGGGCGAGCGGCCGGGTCGCCGCTCCAAGAAGATCTGGCTGGTGCCCATCGACTTCGACAAGTTAGAGATCCCCCAGCCTGACTTCGAGGTGCCCGGCGCCGACTGCCTGCTCAGCAAGGAGCAGCTACGCAGCATCTACGAGAGCAGCCTGTCCATCGGCAACTTCGCCTCGCGCCTGCTGGTGCACCTGTTCCCCGAGCTCTTCACGCACGAGAACCTGCGCAAGCAGTACAACTGCAGCGGCTCCCTGGGCAAGAAGCAGCTGGACCCCTCCCGCATCAAGCTCATCCGCCACTACGTGCAGCTGCTCTACCCACGCGCCAAAAACGACCGCGTCTGGACCCTGGAGTTCGTGGGCAAACTGGATGAGCGCTGCCGGCGCCGGGACACGGAGCAAAGGCGCTCCTACCAGCAGCAGCGCAAGGTCCACGTGCCGGGCCCTGAGTGCAGAGACTTGACCAGCTATGCAATCAACCCCGAGAGGTTCCGGGAGGAGTTTGAGGGGCCCCCGCTGCCCCCCGAGAGGAGCAGCAAGGACTTTTGCAAGATCCCCTTGGACGAGCTGGTGGTCCCCTCGCCTGACTTCCCGGTGCCTTCTCCCTACCTGCTGTCTGACAAGGAGGTGCGTGAGATCGTGCAGCAGAGCCTCTCTGTGGGCAACTTTGCCGCCCGGCTCCTCGTCCGCCTGTTTCCCGAACTCTTCACCGCCGAGAACCTCCGGCTGCAGTACAACCATTCCGGGGCTTGCAACAAGAAGCAACTGGACCCCACGCGGCTGCGGCTCATCCGCCACTACGTGGAAGCCGTCTACCCGGTGGAGAAGATGGAGGAGGTGTGGCATTACGAATGTATCCCCAGCATCGATGAGAGGTGCCGCCGCCCCAACAGGAAAAAATGCGACATCctcaagaaagcaaagaaagtggAGAAGTGA